A part of Myxococcales bacterium genomic DNA contains:
- a CDS encoding D-alanyl-D-alanine carboxypeptidase family protein, producing MDRPRTLAVVPLLAVASCLAISACASSGADDAHGHEPEPELGSVTSALVDADPVSKAVTDSCTTASVRGLGVQLVAQIQCLRPNTMARIDTVPNTTLGSAVFPYLQAPAADALRKVAASRGVRLVINSALRTLPQQYLLYRWYRTGRCGIGLAASPGASNHETGVAVDVNDNAAWRAGFQNNGWRWLGASDPVHYDYTAGGVNIRGLSVKAFQILWNRNHPTDRIDEDGAYGPATETRLARSPIGGFALGPSCPDGGAPPPKPDGGAPGTDGGVEPPLPPNEPPEVPDGQEPDSIPEEGGAAPGQASGNPAALEPVDNGQGCSSARPVASPFAGLSLLGLALGALGARRRRAR from the coding sequence GTGGACCGCCCGCGAACTCTGGCCGTTGTTCCGCTCCTCGCCGTCGCTTCGTGCCTGGCGATCTCCGCGTGCGCCTCCTCCGGAGCCGACGACGCCCACGGGCACGAACCTGAGCCCGAGCTCGGCTCGGTGACGAGCGCGCTGGTCGACGCCGATCCGGTGTCGAAGGCGGTCACCGACAGCTGCACCACGGCGTCCGTGCGCGGGCTCGGCGTGCAGCTCGTCGCGCAGATCCAGTGCCTGCGCCCGAACACGATGGCCCGCATCGACACGGTGCCGAACACCACCCTCGGCAGCGCGGTGTTCCCGTACCTCCAGGCGCCCGCGGCCGACGCCCTGCGCAAGGTGGCCGCCTCGCGTGGCGTGCGGCTCGTCATCAACTCGGCCCTTCGCACCTTGCCTCAGCAGTACCTGCTCTATCGCTGGTACCGCACCGGCCGCTGCGGGATAGGCCTCGCGGCCAGCCCGGGCGCGAGCAACCATGAGACGGGCGTGGCGGTCGACGTGAACGACAACGCCGCGTGGCGCGCGGGCTTCCAGAACAACGGCTGGCGGTGGCTAGGCGCGAGCGACCCCGTGCACTACGACTACACGGCCGGCGGGGTGAACATCCGCGGCCTCTCGGTGAAGGCGTTCCAAATCTTGTGGAACCGCAACCACCCGACGGATCGCATCGACGAGGACGGCGCGTACGGCCCGGCCACCGAGACGCGCCTCGCGCGGTCGCCCATCGGCGGCTTCGCCTTGGGCCCGTCGTGCCCGGACGGCGGCGCGCCCCCTCCGAAGCCCGACGGCGGCGCCCCGGGCACGGACGGGGGCGTCGAGCCGCCGCTCCCGCCGAACGAGCCGCCCGAGGTCCCGGATGGGCAGGAGCCCGACTCCATTCCCGAAGAGGGCGGGGCCGCCCCGGGCCAAGCGTCGGGCAACCCCGCCGCGCTCGAGCCGGTCGACAACGGGCAAGGTTGCTCCTCCGCCCGGCCGGTCGCGTCGCCGTTCGCCGGCCTGTCGCTCCTTGGCCTCGCGCTCGGCGCGCTCGGCGCGCGACGTCGCCGCGCGCGCTAG